In the Trueperaceae bacterium genome, one interval contains:
- a CDS encoding prenyltransferase, with protein sequence MAQRTKEQVLEYLGRAEVAAVGTSNMGSPRQRMMHFAADDDFDVYLTSMKGDPKIVQWRNIPETALLVHQGDKFMEMEECEIIGRAEIVPDRDRPKAVALLRDRSPIVAQMEQQGALDRLEFIRVRPFTVKYRFVPEILQGQAPTLFDFPANRARTSAWDDLMSKARAYLTALRPLSLTASLVSILVGGALAVAATGTLRPGLFVLTLLAGLMVQAGTNMINDWKDAERDLDNRSALRPFSGGSRVIQLGLVSRAEMGFWGLALSLAAGLIGLALVIVSGWGLLPLVLYGVVAGLFYTNQQGGFSLINAAPGMGELLIATTYGVGMALGTYYVQTGAYSLQAVLVSLPVALFITNVLLVNSFADAESDAKTGKRTLVVRLGTRRAKDALIGGFALAYGIIAALPLLGHAPYAIYFAFLSLPFAVQAIRYAQRFHDAGAFDLAPSNGHTAIAHLFTGLLLVFALLLAPLGLVVPLAFLAASLLLVLWVWRYIERQRRVMEEFRVAFRSR encoded by the coding sequence ATGGCACAGCGGACGAAAGAGCAGGTGCTGGAGTACCTCGGCCGGGCCGAGGTGGCGGCCGTGGGGACCTCCAACATGGGGTCGCCGCGCCAACGCATGATGCACTTCGCGGCCGACGACGACTTCGACGTCTACCTGACGAGCATGAAGGGCGACCCGAAGATCGTCCAGTGGCGCAACATCCCCGAGACGGCGCTCCTGGTCCACCAGGGCGACAAGTTCATGGAGATGGAGGAGTGCGAGATCATCGGGCGCGCCGAGATCGTGCCCGACCGCGACCGCCCCAAGGCCGTCGCCCTGCTGCGCGACCGCTCACCGATCGTGGCGCAGATGGAGCAGCAGGGCGCCCTCGACCGGCTCGAGTTCATCCGCGTGCGGCCGTTCACCGTCAAGTACCGCTTCGTGCCCGAGATCCTGCAGGGCCAGGCGCCCACCCTCTTCGACTTCCCCGCGAACCGCGCGCGCACGAGCGCGTGGGACGACCTGATGTCGAAGGCGCGGGCCTACCTCACGGCGCTCAGGCCCCTCTCTCTCACGGCGTCGCTCGTCTCCATCCTGGTGGGCGGCGCGTTGGCGGTGGCCGCCACGGGCACCCTGCGGCCCGGCCTCTTCGTCCTCACCCTCCTGGCCGGGCTCATGGTTCAGGCCGGCACCAACATGATCAACGACTGGAAGGACGCCGAGCGCGACCTGGACAACCGCTCCGCGCTGCGGCCCTTCAGCGGCGGCTCCCGCGTCATCCAGCTTGGGCTCGTCTCGCGCGCCGAGATGGGTTTCTGGGGCCTCGCGCTGAGCCTCGCCGCCGGCCTGATCGGGCTGGCGCTCGTGATCGTCAGCGGCTGGGGCCTCCTGCCGCTCGTCCTGTACGGCGTCGTCGCCGGACTCTTCTATACCAACCAGCAGGGTGGCTTCTCGCTCATCAACGCCGCGCCCGGCATGGGCGAGTTGCTGATCGCCACCACGTACGGCGTCGGCATGGCCCTCGGAACCTACTACGTCCAGACGGGCGCCTACTCGCTCCAGGCGGTCCTCGTGTCGCTGCCGGTCGCGCTGTTCATCACGAACGTGCTCCTCGTCAACTCGTTCGCCGACGCCGAGTCGGACGCCAAGACGGGCAAGCGGACCCTGGTGGTGCGCCTCGGGACGCGGCGCGCCAAGGACGCGCTCATCGGCGGCTTCGCCCTCGCTTACGGCATCATCGCGGCGCTGCCCCTCCTCGGCCACGCACCGTACGCCATCTACTTCGCCTTCTTGTCCCTGCCGTTCGCCGTGCAGGCCATCAGGTACGCCCAGCGCTTCCACGACGCGGGCGCCTTCGACCTCGCCCCCAGCAACGGTCACACCGCGATCGCGCACCTCTTCACCGGCCTGCTGCTCGTCTTCGCGCTGCTGCTCGCGCCTCTCGGCCTGGTCGTGCCGCTCGCCTTCCTCGCCGCCTCGCTGCTCCTCGTCCTCTGGGTGTGGCGTTACATCGAGCGGCAGCGGCGCGTCATGGAGGAGTTCAGGGTGGCCTTCCGCTCGCGCTGA